The Styela clava chromosome 11, kaStyClav1.hap1.2, whole genome shotgun sequence genome includes the window gagtGATGTGATATAGTAATACCTTTCTTACCTGCAACGACATTGATAAAATGAGGATATAAGTTGGCATTCTTTCACTACTGTGTATAAGACACGAACCGCATTTACCGCATTCTTCACTCCATATGATACAAGATAAATCAATGATCTTTCCGTAGATTATAGCGAATGGAATAGTCCCGAGTATGCGTGTTGCGAGAGACTGAATATGAAGAttacaaaactaaatataaatagtGTTTTATAGGAAGAGTATACCACAATTTCTTTACACTCAGCGACACATAGACGAGCGTCTACATTCACTTTTTGTAAGATCAACTTCGGACAGTGAGAGTATTTTTGGTTTTTAGAGACATAATCCACCAGAGCAGCTTCTtaagatgtcacacaacctgaatcctaaccggtacacacatactatgtttaggttgtgcgccatcttggtgcgcatacttcaggaggtcctaaTAGCATTATAGAAAATCTCAGTATTTTgctaattattcaaatattaatatactttgaaaagtatttttgaaataaactcACAAGTATACCAAGCGCAAATGATCTTTGTTCGAATTGCACGCTTCTCCACAAAATCTAAATATTGAAAAGATGAGAATCAGACAAAACCGCAACAATTGGCAAAGATTTTCATGCAACGAGAAAGCGTTAATTATGCAAACTGTAATAAATTTAAGACTTATAGTCGTTACTCGGACATACATATTTCTACAGTGAGTTATAGAAACGAAATAGCTATTTGTAATTGACGATATCGTAACAAATAtaaacaattatatatacatcttGTCTTCTATACTCTCTCGCCGTTCTTCTCTCTCCGACTCTCATTCTATCTTTCATTCGTACACAGAGAGCATACAATACCTGTAGCGTTGCTTGATTTGAGAAACCTGATATGAAATTTCCAATCCcgaaaaatactaaaaatacagGCAGAAGATGCGAGCATGTTTCTTTTCCATTACATCTCCCACTTGTGGCAGTGGCATTCCACAAGTTGGAACCTTCCGAAAAATAAACCAAATCTGAGCAGTTTCGGTATGtctttgaaaaaacaaaagaaatttgtatgtaagtgaattataatgaaaatttgaacaGAATTATCTAACTGCACGACTAAATGTTATATGCATTGGATACCGATCGAAAAAGCCTAGAAATAATGGAAAAATGGAAGCCATTTCATTAATATCACCAGACGGAGATACGATTTTGGGTAATTTTGTGTTTACTTCTTTATTGTGAAATGCTGCTTCTCCTCTTCTAGATTTCATTTTGCAGTTTATCTTACCTCGTCAATCCTCATACATCCTGCGTCACAATATGACAAGTAAGTTACATTGTTTTCTGCACAGATTGGCCTGTATTGTTTCACTGCATATCCACAACTTAATCGACATAGATTTGAACTCATATTTAGTTTTTTCATCTCTAATTCCTCTATTTCTATTGTGAAAAATAACCGAAAATAGagatttaaaaatagaaaattaattaGTCATACAATATTTCCTTTTAACTACGTACAGAATCAAAACAGATTAATTAAATACACTGACCTATACATGATAAGAGTTTATaatgattaaatttaataaGTTATACTTAGATTTATTGCATGGTCTATATGCAAATTCAGAGTGCACTGCTGCTGCAATGGCCTAAGCAAGGCCTACCCTGGTCATCCACATATAGTTTAGCGCAGAGATAGCAATATATTACTACTAGTTGAAATCATTCTCGCATCGTTACGTAAGCAATTGGGCATTCAAACCAAGAATCCGTAGATGGCACAGTAACCGCCCCGATATTGACCATATCCTCGATTACTCAAACCTAATGTTTATGAACTTTACAAAGACGCGGAGTTTAGTTTAGCAATTATTGTAATGAACTTCATAGAAAAATGAACTTACCTCTATCTTTacatgatataaaatatatagaaagAAATCCAGTTGTAAGTGCCGAACACGCTATGCAAAACTTGACCATTTGTTTCACAGTGAGATCAAATTTCGTGACAAAGATCCCACCAAGTACGTTGGAACTCGAATCAGTCACTAAACTTAAAATACCTGCACAGCGAACATATATGTTgtcattgaaaaatattcagttttttCCTCGATAAGATCTTGTAATATTTAACTTTGCTCCATATTTACTTCGTCAAATAATAACTTGTTTACCTATATAATATGCTGACATAGTTGATGAACAATTGAAGACTGATTCAACGTACTTCGGTCCAAATGTACTCAATCCTATCGCCATGCCAGAGCTTAAGGAGTTGGAAAGAGACAATAAAACAACTGATGGATTCTTCAGCAGCAAAACAAAACTTTTGAAAGCATCTGCGAAGCTGGGGTGAAATTAGAATGACAATGTTATTAGCATATACGTAAACAACTGGAATATACTGCCTTTGTCGTGACTGAGACCATTTTTTCATGAACTTGGAACTTTGGTGACCGCGTGTATATTTTCGCTTGCTACTAGAACTGCAAAAAAACTACGCTTTTCTGATCGTGATACATTGTTTACTGTAATTGTTTCACTAAATAAGCTGCCTTTTTACTGTATATAACACGGTATTCCTGTTTTAATATCACGTTAAATATTAGCtaaactttttgtgatttaaGAGTGAGTCTTCATCGAAAAGTTAGTTATAAGTTTGGttctaatttatatatatttttatattaaatttagaacattttcatcTACAAGATATTTGTACAAGATAAAAGTTAGTTATAAGTTTGGttctaatttatatatatttttatattaaatttagaacattttcatcTACAAGATATTTGTACAAGATAAAAGTTAGTTATAAGTTTGGttctaatttatatatatttttctattaaatttagaacattttctacAAGATATTTGTACAAAAATTTCCAGAATTTATTGAGCTAAAtaacttgaaattttttttattcacctCAGTGActttttttcatctttattttttgcGTCGTTTCCAATCAAAGAGGTTTCTTCCTCTCCTGCGTATTCACCAATATTACGAAGTTTTTCAGGGAAGAAAAATATTGGTATTGACAATATAATGATTAAACTTCCGCCAATTACAAATCCAATCCACCAATTTCCAATCCATGATGAACTTTTTCGACTCACGttggcactgaaaaaattgaaaatctagTGAATGAGAGAATCTTATATAAAATAATCTTTGCTTATCGAGTGTCAAATTTTATTCGCCAATTCAGTattgaaaatacaataataaaaatggtTTTTAACAAACATACAATATCTTTCACgataaaaaaagatttgaagTAATAATATTACTCATTTGTCAAGTATGTATAATGATTAAGGAGATATCCACCAAGAAAATATCCGACTCCTGGACCCAGCGATCCACTTGCTTGTAAGATACCTGCAAGAGGATAAACAGTGTATAACAAACCATTTAAATACAAGGACTCAAATTATTGTTTTCTAACATTTCATTAGTTACGATCCAATAGATTGTTATGTGTTAGTTTTATCGGATATATTAgagaaggggggggggggggggggggggtttgGGGGGATTTGGGGGGGATTTATTACACCAGAAATTATTGACTGTTATGGGTTTTCTCCATTCACTTATAAGAATGGCTCATAAGAATGGCATTGTCGTTGTTATTAGATACACGTATTGATGATATCCATAGTATATTAACTTTCAAGCTTTTCAAAAAAGTATGTATATAGCAGCAACCCTCGGCCTTCTCTATTGAGGTGTCACGCGAGCGTCTTTCGTTTGTCAGCCTTTTTATTAGTAAACATGTGCATAAAATAACTAACTGAATTGCTTTAAAAGCAAAATTAGATAGGTTTTATAGGAGCAGGGGGGCAGAAGTCTCAGCAGTTTTTAGAAGATGGCAACGGATGTCTGGTATATGggagtattatatatatacagggtggcccaaaagtaaaTATACAGTTactaaactattttatatgctttgaagctacttgcagttcactttatgttacttgttaagtaccacaaaaattggttatttttttagataataaatctagtgtgaattttacattaattttctagctgcttggaagattataaaaaataaataaaactgtatacctacttttgggccaccctgtatatatatatatatgacatggACATAACTTACATACCCATATAAGTTGCTGAATATCGTTGTTGTACGTTTTCATCCAAATAAACAAGCGTAAAGATACTCATTGATATTGTACCAATACCAATAAGAACTTGTGAGGCGTAGAAAAATACCCTATGTGAAtataaattgtgaaattttagTAAAATCCGGATAAATTTTCCTTATAATCTCAATGCCCAGTAATTGTTACATGTCAGatgtttttaaaacatttttgacataataATTTGTTGGCCATTTTCTTTGGTTTCACACTTTCTTTGATGCTTTAAACTGacaattaattatattaaatttagtTGGCTGTACTTGCCCATGAATGCCTATAAAAATGAATAGCGGAAATCTTCGAATTATTACAACATacagttattttttatttgggtAAAAAGGAACCGAGATTGCTCAAAGTTGCT containing:
- the LOC120347164 gene encoding solute carrier organic anion transporter family member 4A1-like, which codes for MELSCNAIGSLVLLSVVSFLQGFGAVGLFYTTISTIEKRFDLTSSQIAVMSSTFDIAACITLPIVSYVGGKGYKPRWIGSGSILIGLGALMYVLPHFVAPTYSSLHENVSECELSNMTMAKCSHSHNQNYRVFFYASQVLIGIGTISMSIFTLVYLDENVQQRYSATYMGILQASGSLGPGVGYFLGGYLLNHYTYLTNDANVSRKSSSWIGNWWIGFVIGGSLIIILSIPIFFFPEKLRNIGEYAGEEETSLIGNDAKNKDEKKSLSFADAFKSFVLLLKNPSVVLLSLSNSLSSGMAIGLSTFGPKYVESVFNCSSTMSAYYIGILSLVTDSSSNVLGGIFVTKFDLTVKQMVKFCIACSALTTGFLSIYFISCKDREIEELEMKKLNMSSNLCRLSCGYAVKQYRPICAENNVTYLSYCDAGCMRIDETYRNCSDLVYFSEGSNLWNATATSGRCNGKETCSHLLPVFLVFFGIGNFISGFSNQATLQILWRSVQFEQRSFALGILSLATRILGTIPFAIIYGKIIDLSCIIWSEECGKCGSCLIHSSERMPTYILILSMSLQAASTLLLIAMIEVNAAPAKDGMELEINSTSVKTEE